The Pantoea sp. At-9b genome includes a window with the following:
- the pdxY gene encoding pyridoxal kinase PdxY, whose translation MKNILAIQSHVVYGHAGNSAAEFPMRRMGANVWPLNTVQFSNHTQYGHWTGTVMPATHLTDIVQGIAAIDRLKTCDAVLSGYLGSAEQGEQILEIVRQVKAANPNAWYFCDPVMGHPEKGCIVAPGVAEFHCKMALPASDIIAPNLLELEMLSGHSIANVDQAVVAARALIAQGPKVVLVKHLARAGRRSDRFEMLLVTADECWHIDRPLVDFGVRQPVGVGDLTSGLLLVDLLHGKSLRDALEHVTAAVYEVMLKTHEMGEYELQLVAAQDAIAQPTQHFAAEKL comes from the coding sequence ATGAAAAATATTCTCGCAATCCAGTCACATGTTGTTTATGGCCACGCCGGCAACAGCGCGGCAGAATTTCCCATGCGTCGTATGGGTGCCAATGTCTGGCCGCTGAATACCGTACAGTTCTCCAACCACACGCAGTATGGTCACTGGACTGGCACCGTGATGCCTGCAACCCATCTGACCGATATCGTCCAGGGTATCGCTGCCATTGATCGGTTGAAAACCTGTGATGCGGTACTGAGCGGTTATCTGGGTTCTGCTGAGCAGGGCGAGCAAATCCTTGAAATCGTCCGTCAGGTGAAAGCCGCCAACCCGAATGCCTGGTACTTCTGCGATCCCGTGATGGGACACCCGGAAAAAGGCTGTATTGTCGCGCCAGGCGTGGCAGAGTTTCATTGCAAAATGGCGCTGCCTGCCAGCGATATCATTGCGCCGAACCTGTTGGAGTTGGAGATGCTCAGCGGGCATAGCATTGCCAATGTTGATCAGGCGGTGGTTGCGGCGCGTGCGCTGATTGCCCAGGGGCCAAAAGTGGTGCTGGTAAAACATCTGGCGCGGGCCGGACGTCGCAGCGACCGCTTTGAGATGCTGCTGGTCACCGCTGATGAATGCTGGCATATCGACCGTCCACTGGTCGATTTTGGCGTGCGTCAGCCGGTGGGCGTGGGCGACCTGACCAGCGGGCTGTTGCTGGTGGATCTGCTGCATGGCAAGTCACTGCGTGATGCGCTGGAGCACGTCACGGCAGCGGTTTATGAAGTGATGCTGAAAACCCATGAAATGGGCGAGTATGAACTGCAACTGGTGGCGGCGCAGGACGCCATCGCGCAACCGACGCAGCATTTTGCGGCTGAAAAGCTGTAA
- a CDS encoding glutathione S-transferase family protein gives MKLYSTPLSGHAHRVRLLLNMLQLDYHCIEAAAALRQQPEFRQLNPWQQIPVLVDDDVVIYDSNAILVYLVRRYAPDSHWMPDEPVAAAQVQLWLGKAAGEIRYGVGSARLIKQFHTPEDYASACSVAARFLPQMEAHLRSQRWLAGELPTIADLACYAYVACAPQGGIALQPWPAIRQWLTQVEALPGFEALPPLPLPEDCQNVSSR, from the coding sequence ATGAAACTGTACAGCACCCCGTTATCTGGCCATGCGCACCGTGTACGGCTGTTATTGAACATGTTGCAACTGGATTATCACTGCATCGAAGCGGCGGCGGCGTTGCGTCAGCAACCTGAATTTCGCCAGTTGAATCCCTGGCAGCAGATCCCGGTGCTGGTGGATGATGATGTGGTGATTTACGACAGTAACGCCATCCTGGTGTATCTGGTGCGGCGCTATGCCCCTGACAGCCACTGGATGCCGGATGAGCCGGTCGCCGCCGCGCAGGTACAGCTGTGGCTGGGGAAAGCGGCCGGAGAGATTCGCTATGGCGTCGGCTCGGCGCGCTTAATTAAACAATTTCACACCCCGGAAGATTACGCCTCGGCATGCAGCGTGGCGGCGCGTTTTCTGCCGCAGATGGAGGCGCATTTACGCTCGCAACGCTGGCTGGCTGGCGAGTTGCCCACTATCGCCGATCTTGCCTGTTACGCTTACGTGGCCTGCGCACCGCAGGGTGGCATCGCCTTACAGCCGTGGCCTGCGATTCGCCAGTGGCTGACCCAGGTGGAGGCGCTACCGGGTTTCGAAGCGTTACCGCCGTTACCCCTGCCCGAGGACTGCCAAAATGTTTCATCCCGGTGA
- a CDS encoding pyridoxamine 5'-phosphate oxidase family protein — translation MFHPGEQRAQQLAGFSQVRAAIYDQMPQQHQLFFAQLPYLLLAQRDDHGWPWAHLLMAQPGFVQPLDEHHLAINARALQRAALLQPLVEGDALAILGIDFATRRRNRANGQVAAIGPEHLVMRVNESFGNCPQYIHQYPWHVPVVQRVEVEQDTTLNPADRQLLHRSQTFFIASGAPSGSMDISHRGGPAGFLRCHPSGALSFDDFPGNRYMNTLGNLLLDARCALLIPDWHQGSALHLQGEMTIDWTAHNDEGKGIRRLWFTPQRVMRLGAGACWQTDAAA, via the coding sequence ATGTTTCATCCCGGTGAACAACGCGCGCAGCAGCTGGCGGGTTTTAGTCAGGTCCGCGCCGCGATTTACGATCAAATGCCGCAGCAACATCAGCTGTTTTTCGCGCAACTGCCGTATCTGCTGTTGGCGCAGCGCGATGATCACGGCTGGCCATGGGCGCATCTGTTGATGGCGCAGCCCGGCTTTGTTCAGCCGCTGGATGAACACCATCTGGCAATCAACGCCCGCGCGTTACAACGTGCGGCGCTGTTACAACCGCTGGTGGAAGGGGATGCGTTGGCGATACTCGGCATTGACTTTGCCACCCGCCGTCGCAATCGCGCCAATGGGCAGGTCGCCGCTATTGGGCCGGAACATCTGGTGATGCGGGTTAACGAGAGCTTTGGCAACTGTCCACAATATATCCATCAGTATCCGTGGCATGTTCCTGTTGTGCAGCGGGTGGAGGTTGAACAGGACACCACGCTAAACCCGGCAGACCGGCAGTTATTGCACCGTAGCCAAACGTTTTTTATCGCCAGCGGTGCGCCCTCCGGCAGTATGGATATTTCTCATCGTGGGGGGCCAGCCGGTTTTCTGCGCTGCCATCCGTCAGGGGCGTTGTCGTTTGATGATTTTCCTGGCAACCGCTATATGAATACCCTGGGTAATCTGCTGCTGGATGCGCGCTGTGCGTTGTTGATCCCGGACTGGCACCAGGGCAGCGCATTGCATTTGCAGGGTGAGATGACCATCGACTGGACCGCACATAATGATGAAGGGAAGGGTATCCGGCGTTTGTGGTTTACGCCGCAGCGGGTGATGCGGTTGGGAGCAGGGGCCTGTTGGCAAACGGACGCTGCCGCATAA
- the slyB gene encoding outer membrane lipoprotein SlyB, protein MIKRFLVVSLAGLTLAGCVSNDTLSGDVYSASEAKQVQSVSYGTLVSVRPVKIQGGDENNVIGAIGGAVLGGFLGNTIGGGSGRSLATAGGAVLGGVAGQGVQSTLNKSDGVELEIRKDDGNTIMVVQKQAATRFSVGQRVVMASNGSQVTVSPR, encoded by the coding sequence ATGATTAAGCGTTTTCTGGTCGTCTCGCTTGCTGGCTTGACGCTGGCAGGTTGCGTGAGTAACGACACCCTTTCTGGTGATGTTTACAGTGCCAGTGAAGCAAAACAGGTACAAAGCGTTTCTTACGGTACGCTGGTTTCTGTTCGCCCGGTCAAAATTCAGGGTGGTGATGAAAACAACGTCATTGGTGCCATTGGTGGTGCCGTATTGGGTGGTTTTCTCGGTAACACCATCGGCGGCGGCAGCGGCCGTAGCCTGGCAACCGCTGGCGGTGCCGTGCTCGGCGGTGTAGCCGGTCAAGGTGTACAGAGCACCCTGAACAAGAGTGATGGCGTTGAGCTGGAGATCCGCAAGGATGACGGTAACACCATCATGGTGGTACAGAAACAAGCCGCAACACGCTTCTCAGTTGGCCAGCGTGTTGTGATGGCATCGAATGGCAGCCAGGTAACGGTGTCTCCGCGCTAA
- the gstA gene encoding glutathione transferase GstA: protein MKLYCKPGACSLSPHIVMRECGLDFTQVNVDLQQKRTERGEDYWQINPKGQVPALQFDDGTLLTEGTAIVQYLADQKPDRHLLAPTGSLTRYHTLEWLSFIGTELHKGFSPLFRKDTPAEYKEQVREQLLKKFAIANRALQDKQWLMGLRFTVADAYLFVVTRWAHALQLDLSEFAALNNWFDRVAERPAVQAALKAEGLV from the coding sequence ATGAAACTCTATTGCAAGCCCGGTGCCTGTTCGCTATCGCCACACATTGTAATGCGCGAATGCGGACTGGACTTCACGCAGGTTAATGTCGACCTGCAACAGAAACGTACCGAGCGAGGAGAAGATTACTGGCAGATAAACCCGAAAGGACAGGTTCCGGCTTTACAGTTTGATGATGGCACGTTACTGACGGAAGGGACGGCGATTGTGCAATATCTGGCCGATCAAAAACCGGATCGACACCTGCTGGCACCGACCGGTAGCCTGACGCGTTATCATACGCTGGAATGGCTGAGCTTTATCGGCACCGAACTGCACAAAGGCTTCAGCCCTTTATTCAGAAAGGACACCCCTGCCGAGTATAAAGAGCAGGTGCGTGAGCAACTGCTCAAAAAATTCGCCATTGCTAATCGTGCGTTGCAGGACAAGCAGTGGCTGATGGGGCTACGTTTTACCGTGGCCGATGCCTATCTGTTTGTGGTGACGCGCTGGGCGCATGCATTGCAGCTCGATTTGAGTGAATTCGCGGCGCTGAATAACTGGTTTGATCGGGTGGCAGAACGCCCGGCGGTCCAGGCAGCGCTGAAGGCGGAAGGTCTGGTTTGA
- the anmK gene encoding anhydro-N-acetylmuramic acid kinase translates to MKSGRYIGVMSGTSLDGVDVVLAAIDEHMVAQQASYCHPIPQDLRQQVLAICQGQALTLSQLGQLDTRLGQLFADAVLTLMRQQSLEASDIMAIGCHGQTVWHEPLSDAPNTLQIGDNNQIVAATGVTVVGDFRRRDMALGGQGAPLVPAFHQALLMDSVERRMVLNIGGIANLSLLIPGLAVRGFDTGPGNMLIDAWIWRNKGQAYDKDAVWARSGQVVPALLDQMLADPWFALPPPKSTGREYFNLGWIEQQLQRFPALAAQDVQATLTELTALTIAQQVQLNDGCDRLLVCGGGSRNPLLMARLAALLPGTEVNTTDQAGISGDDMEALAFAWLAFRTLSGLPGNLPAVTGARAMSVLGAIYPANPRQIR, encoded by the coding sequence ATGAAATCAGGACGCTATATCGGCGTGATGTCCGGTACCAGTCTTGACGGTGTTGATGTGGTGCTGGCGGCTATTGATGAACACATGGTGGCGCAGCAGGCGAGTTATTGTCACCCGATACCGCAAGATTTGCGTCAGCAGGTGCTGGCGATCTGTCAGGGGCAGGCACTGACGTTGTCACAACTGGGGCAGTTGGATACCCGGTTGGGTCAGCTGTTCGCCGACGCGGTATTGACGCTGATGCGACAACAGTCGCTGGAAGCCAGCGACATCATGGCGATTGGTTGCCACGGGCAAACGGTATGGCATGAACCGTTGAGCGATGCGCCTAACACCCTCCAGATTGGTGATAATAACCAAATCGTTGCTGCAACTGGCGTCACGGTGGTCGGGGATTTTCGCCGCCGCGATATGGCGCTGGGCGGGCAGGGTGCGCCGCTGGTGCCCGCGTTTCATCAGGCGCTGTTAATGGACAGCGTTGAACGGCGCATGGTGCTGAATATTGGTGGTATTGCCAACCTCTCCCTGTTGATCCCTGGTCTTGCAGTACGGGGCTTCGACACCGGGCCGGGCAATATGCTGATCGATGCGTGGATTTGGCGCAACAAAGGTCAGGCTTACGACAAAGATGCTGTCTGGGCGCGCAGTGGCCAGGTGGTCCCGGCGCTGCTCGATCAGATGCTGGCCGACCCGTGGTTTGCCTTGCCGCCACCGAAAAGCACCGGCCGCGAATACTTCAACCTGGGCTGGATCGAACAGCAATTACAACGTTTCCCGGCGCTGGCAGCGCAGGATGTCCAGGCTACACTGACCGAGCTCACCGCGTTGACCATTGCGCAACAAGTACAACTCAATGATGGCTGCGACCGTCTGTTGGTGTGCGGAGGCGGCAGCCGTAATCCGCTGCTGATGGCACGTCTGGCGGCGTTGCTGCCAGGTACGGAGGTCAACACCACCGACCAGGCCGGTATCAGCGGCGATGATATGGAAGCGCTGGCCTTTGCCTGGCTGGCCTTCCGAACCCTGTCCGGTTTACCGGGCAATTTACCGGCAGTGACTGGCGCACGTGCAATGAGCGTGCTGGGTGCCATCTATCCGGCCAATCCCCGGCAGATACGTTAA
- a CDS encoding helix-turn-helix transcriptional regulator, with amino-acid sequence MKQRIVGALSCMGCRLGCRIGGDEDFNVEFCTDKKLVLWPEGNDYLKLALHELIFKGNGCELSEDTLIIDCSLRNLGLFINDEWLTFLSAQGMGMVLIPDRRMIAIAHYWWRKSTSIKGVISTDAGMGNFMRDLKKRLCGGSDRQSKTPVATEREMHVLAMIYAGRTVQEIATLLGCSVKSVYIHKSAIKKKMGNDIAFHMLAHKY; translated from the coding sequence TTGAAACAGAGGATTGTTGGCGCATTGAGCTGCATGGGATGCCGGCTCGGTTGTCGTATTGGTGGTGACGAAGATTTTAACGTTGAATTTTGCACGGATAAAAAGTTAGTGCTTTGGCCGGAGGGTAACGATTATTTAAAATTGGCGTTACATGAGTTGATTTTTAAGGGTAATGGCTGCGAGTTAAGTGAAGATACCCTGATTATTGATTGCTCTTTGAGAAATCTCGGTTTATTCATTAATGATGAATGGCTGACGTTTCTCTCCGCGCAAGGCATGGGAATGGTGCTCATTCCTGACCGAAGAATGATCGCGATTGCACATTATTGGTGGCGAAAATCAACCAGTATCAAAGGTGTTATCTCAACTGATGCGGGGATGGGCAACTTTATGCGTGATTTAAAAAAAAGGCTGTGTGGCGGCAGTGACAGGCAAAGTAAAACGCCGGTTGCGACCGAGCGAGAGATGCATGTCCTGGCGATGATTTACGCTGGCCGGACGGTTCAGGAAATCGCCACGCTCTTGGGCTGTAGCGTTAAAAGCGTGTATATCCATAAGTCAGCGATCAAGAAGAAAATGGGGAATGATATTGCCTTCCATATGCTGGCGCATAAGTACTAG
- the pdxH gene encoding pyridoxamine 5'-phosphate oxidase, producing the protein MSDSDSLQNIAHLRREYTRGGLRRKDLPEDPLALFEQWLQQACTAQLPDPTAMTVATVDSSGQPYQRIVLLKHYDDKGMVFYTNLGSRKALQLADNPRISLHFPWHYLERQVMVLGEVEKLSALEVLKYFHSRPRDSQIGAWVSKQSSRISARGVLEGKFLELKQKFQQGEVPLPSFWGGFRVKFHTMEFWQGGEHRLHDRFLYQRQDNGWSIDRLAP; encoded by the coding sequence ATGAGCGACAGTGACAGCTTGCAAAATATTGCCCACCTGCGTCGTGAATACACCCGTGGTGGTTTACGCCGTAAAGATCTGCCAGAGGACCCTCTGGCGCTGTTTGAGCAGTGGCTACAGCAGGCCTGCACCGCCCAACTGCCCGATCCCACCGCCATGACGGTAGCGACGGTTGACAGCAGCGGTCAGCCTTATCAGCGCATCGTGTTGCTGAAGCACTACGATGACAAAGGCATGGTGTTTTACACCAATCTTGGCAGCCGTAAGGCGTTGCAGCTGGCAGATAATCCGCGCATATCGCTGCACTTCCCGTGGCACTACCTGGAACGTCAGGTAATGGTGCTGGGTGAAGTGGAAAAACTGTCCGCACTCGAGGTGCTGAAGTATTTCCACAGCCGCCCGCGTGATAGCCAGATTGGTGCCTGGGTTTCGAAGCAGTCGAGCCGTATTTCAGCGCGTGGCGTGCTGGAAGGCAAATTCCTCGAACTGAAGCAGAAGTTCCAGCAGGGTGAAGTGCCGTTGCCGAGTTTCTGGGGCGGATTCCGGGTCAAATTTCACACCATGGAGTTCTGGCAAGGGGGAGAACATCGCCTGCATGATCGCTTCCTCTATCAACGTCAGGACAATGGCTGGTCAATCGACCGTCTCGCCCCGTAA
- a CDS encoding ACP S-malonyltransferase yields the protein MDSRPRQPISLMFSGQGNPVIGMGADLWSINETTRQIWDCASDISGMDLRRLCLKGPMNKLVQTSCQQLAVTAINISLYALLREKLHADAVISSCGHSLGEYSALYAANAITLENLFNVIHFRAQLMHELSLENKGAMCVVKGVDYQAISAMMTRFDADLDVSCDNSPRQQVIGGHTPALTAFAQRLVGEGYAVIKPGVSGAWHSRLMAKGVSLMRDFLATVAIKRPDYAVLMNVTGTEEVELEQIKQNLSLHFTHTVKWTDTINHLLDHPAKPLLVEVSHKPYLGHMLHDFAGFTPDMTLHCRKI from the coding sequence ATGGATAGCAGACCACGGCAGCCGATCAGCTTGATGTTTTCCGGCCAGGGCAACCCGGTTATCGGCATGGGCGCGGATTTATGGAGTATTAACGAGACAACCCGGCAAATCTGGGATTGCGCAAGCGATATCTCAGGCATGGATCTTCGCCGCCTCTGCCTGAAAGGCCCCATGAACAAGCTGGTACAAACGTCCTGCCAGCAACTGGCAGTGACTGCAATTAACATTTCACTCTACGCCTTGTTGCGAGAAAAACTCCATGCTGACGCCGTCATCAGTAGCTGCGGCCATAGTCTGGGGGAATACAGTGCGTTGTATGCCGCCAATGCCATAACGCTGGAAAATCTGTTTAACGTGATCCACTTTCGTGCGCAATTAATGCATGAGCTGAGCCTGGAAAATAAAGGCGCGATGTGCGTCGTTAAGGGCGTGGATTATCAGGCGATCAGCGCAATGATGACCCGTTTTGATGCTGATCTGGATGTGAGCTGTGATAACAGCCCGCGCCAACAGGTTATTGGTGGGCACACCCCGGCACTTACCGCGTTCGCACAGCGGCTGGTCGGGGAAGGCTATGCCGTCATCAAACCCGGTGTCAGTGGTGCCTGGCATAGTCGATTAATGGCGAAGGGGGTCAGTCTCATGCGCGATTTTTTAGCGACGGTGGCGATCAAGCGTCCTGATTATGCGGTTCTGATGAATGTTACCGGCACAGAAGAAGTTGAGCTGGAACAGATAAAACAGAATTTATCACTGCATTTTACCCATACGGTTAAATGGACGGATACGATTAACCATTTGTTAGATCATCCGGCAAAACCGCTACTGGTTGAAGTGAGCCATAAACCCTACCTCGGGCATATGCTGCATGACTTTGCCGGTTTCACACCGGACATGACGCTGCATTGTCGCAAGATTTAA
- a CDS encoding MliC family protein, which yields MKKAIVMGGVLLLSGCGLMHKSAPAPQTLHYRCGTLPLTVTLDNPRQQVSFILDGKPLTLTQTVSASGARYSDGTYVFWSKGNGAFVERNDKIVINDCELQNADGSAQ from the coding sequence ATGAAAAAGGCGATAGTAATGGGTGGCGTTCTGCTGCTGAGCGGTTGTGGTTTAATGCATAAATCGGCGCCGGCACCGCAAACGCTGCATTACCGCTGTGGCACATTGCCGTTGACGGTCACCCTTGATAACCCGCGTCAGCAGGTCAGCTTTATTCTGGATGGCAAACCGCTGACGCTGACACAAACGGTTTCCGCTTCCGGCGCGCGCTACAGTGACGGCACTTACGTTTTCTGGTCGAAAGGTAATGGCGCCTTTGTCGAACGTAACGATAAAATTGTGATTAATGACTGCGAATTGCAGAATGCGGATGGTTCCGCCCAGTAA
- a CDS encoding LysR family transcriptional regulator produces the protein MDRFDELQVFVTVIQQGSLAAAARRLQRSPPVITRTLAALEQRFGTTLIERTTRQLAPTEAGWQLFEQARQLLTDYQAAMDSAHHSGLQGLLRVTAPVQFGRRHVMPLVNAFLARHPEIQLELVLSDSYQDLIDNGLDIALRIGELQDSSMVARRVGTVRSMLIASPAYLQRAGFPPHPSALSEHALIAGTRQTREWRFARDVRVRITPRLRVNEVESQLLALRSHQGIGRLLSYQVLDDLRAGTLIRLLPEWEPAALPVQLVTQRVRNMTPKVRQFWDFALTRLPALACFNEEIYPVSHDS, from the coding sequence ATGGACAGATTCGATGAGCTACAGGTGTTCGTCACCGTCATTCAACAGGGTAGCCTGGCGGCAGCCGCACGTCGTTTGCAGCGCTCGCCGCCGGTCATCACCCGCACCCTGGCGGCACTGGAGCAGCGCTTCGGCACCACCTTAATTGAACGCACCACGCGCCAACTGGCCCCAACTGAAGCCGGGTGGCAACTGTTTGAGCAGGCACGCCAGTTGCTGACGGACTATCAGGCGGCAATGGACAGCGCCCATCACAGCGGCTTGCAGGGATTGCTACGTGTTACCGCACCGGTTCAGTTTGGCCGACGTCATGTTATGCCGCTGGTGAACGCCTTTCTGGCGCGCCATCCGGAAATTCAGCTGGAGTTGGTGCTGAGCGACAGTTATCAGGATCTGATTGATAACGGGCTGGATATTGCGCTACGGATTGGCGAGCTACAGGATTCGTCCATGGTAGCGCGTCGGGTCGGTACTGTGCGTAGCATGCTGATTGCCAGCCCGGCGTATTTGCAACGCGCGGGTTTCCCGCCGCATCCTTCCGCGCTGAGCGAACATGCGTTGATTGCCGGAACCCGCCAGACGCGTGAATGGCGCTTTGCCCGTGATGTCCGGGTGCGTATTACTCCCCGGCTGCGCGTGAATGAAGTAGAAAGCCAACTGCTGGCGCTGCGCAGTCACCAGGGTATTGGCCGCTTGCTTTCCTATCAGGTGTTGGACGATCTGCGCGCCGGAACCTTGATCCGTTTATTGCCGGAGTGGGAACCTGCCGCCTTGCCGGTCCAGCTGGTGACGCAGCGGGTGAGGAATATGACGCCGAAAGTGCGTCAATTCTGGGATTTTGCGCTAACGCGTCTGCCCGCACTCGCCTGCTTTAATGAAGAAATTTACCCTGTCAGCCACGATTCCTGA
- the tyrS gene encoding tyrosine--tRNA ligase, translated as MTSSNLIQQLQERGLIAQVTDEEALAERLAQGPIALYCGFDPTADSLHLGHLVPLLCLKRFQDAGHKPVALVGGATGLIGDPSFKAAERKLNTTETVGEWVEKIRHQVAPFLSFDCGDNSAIAANNYDWFGGMNVLTFLRDIGKHFSVNQMINKEAVKQRLNREDQGISYTEFSYNLLQGYDFAELNKRYGVVLQIGGSDQWGNITSGIDLTRRLHQQQTWGLTVPLITKSDGTKFGKTEGGAVWLDAKKTSPYKFYQFWINTADADVYRFLKFFTFMSIEEINALEEQDKNSGTAPRAQYVLAEQVTRLVHGEAGLTAAKRITESLFSGSLSDMTEADFEQLAQDGMPTINLSAEDDLQQALVKAELVPSRGQARTMIGSNAVSLNGEKQSDAEYRFSDSDKLFGRFTLLRRGKKHYCLINWQ; from the coding sequence ATGACCAGCAGTAACCTGATACAACAATTGCAAGAGAGGGGCTTGATTGCCCAGGTAACGGACGAGGAAGCGTTAGCAGAGCGACTGGCGCAAGGGCCAATTGCACTCTATTGCGGCTTTGATCCCACCGCTGATAGCTTGCACTTGGGCCATCTGGTGCCGCTGCTCTGCCTGAAACGTTTTCAGGACGCCGGACACAAGCCGGTCGCGCTGGTGGGTGGTGCCACCGGTCTGATTGGCGATCCCAGCTTTAAAGCAGCAGAACGTAAACTGAACACGACCGAAACCGTGGGCGAGTGGGTGGAGAAAATCCGCCATCAGGTCGCGCCATTCCTCAGTTTCGATTGTGGCGACAACAGCGCCATCGCCGCCAATAACTATGACTGGTTCGGTGGCATGAACGTGCTGACCTTCCTGCGTGACATCGGTAAACACTTCTCAGTGAACCAGATGATCAACAAAGAAGCGGTCAAACAGCGTCTGAACCGTGAAGATCAGGGCATCTCCTACACCGAGTTCTCCTACAACCTGCTGCAAGGTTATGACTTCGCCGAGCTGAACAAGCGTTATGGCGTGGTACTGCAAATTGGCGGTTCTGACCAGTGGGGCAACATCACCTCCGGTATCGATTTAACCCGTCGCCTGCACCAGCAGCAGACCTGGGGTCTGACCGTTCCGTTGATCACCAAATCTGACGGCACCAAATTCGGTAAAACCGAAGGCGGCGCGGTATGGCTCGACGCGAAGAAAACCAGTCCGTACAAGTTCTACCAGTTCTGGATCAACACCGCTGATGCGGATGTGTATCGCTTCCTGAAATTCTTCACCTTCATGAGCATTGAAGAGATCAATGCGCTGGAAGAACAAGACAAGAACAGCGGCACCGCGCCACGTGCGCAGTACGTGCTGGCAGAGCAGGTGACCCGTCTGGTACATGGCGAAGCCGGTTTGACCGCAGCCAAGCGTATTACCGAGAGCCTGTTCTCAGGCAGCCTGAGCGACATGACCGAAGCAGATTTTGAGCAGCTGGCGCAGGACGGTATGCCAACCATCAACCTGAGTGCAGAAGATGACCTGCAACAGGCGCTGGTGAAAGCGGAGCTGGTGCCATCACGCGGTCAGGCACGCACCATGATCGGTTCAAACGCCGTTTCGCTGAACGGTGAAAAACAGTCTGACGCGGAATACCGTTTCAGCGATAGCGATAAACTGTTTGGTCGCTTTACGTTGTTGCGTCGCGGCAAAAAACACTACTGCCTGATCAACTGGCAGTAA